The genomic window GTTTCTAGGAGGAGGGACTGTCCTAGGCACAGTCCTGAGCACTGTACCACTCCCCTGGTGGTGGGCAATTTTAGTTGATTGGTAACATCAGGAATAATAACTAGGCATTCTGAGTTTGactctgctcttcctccccctGGGAGTTAGCCTTACAGAAAAGGGCATGAGCTCTGTGTTTCTCTATGACAAGAGTCTTATCTTTGTGCTGGCCACAATCCAACACTGTCTGCAGCTCAGTGGGCAAGTCGCCTTGTTCTGTGGTATAGTCTTAACAAGTCTACTTGCCATCAAACCTAAAGATGTGTGCCCCAACAATTCAGCAATGAAGGTGATATTTTAACCTTCATACATGCTCtgttttcctcaatttttaaatcagatcCTGGTCAAAAGAGAAGGCTGTTATTTACTGGGGACCCTTTGGGAGAACCCAACATTACTCATCACTGAAGTTTTTTCTTAGGTGAAGTTCAAAGACTTAATACGGGTTTTAGGTATTCATAAAAGAGATATTTATTAACACCTATGACAGAAAGTGAAGGGCTTTAACAGGAGAAACAGAAAGTATACATAAACTttaagattataattttttttcttcaaagtacTATGCAAAAATACTGGTTTTGGTTATACAAGAAGGGTCACTTCCTCCCTGGGGAGGTGAGTCTTTTGAACTTCTAGTAATATTTATCAAACCAAATTCAATCTCTGGCACAGATCACTGATGCAGGATATACTAGGGCAGGGTAATGATTATGAGTGAAACTTATTCTAGCAAATACATTTTGAGAAGACGTGGCTTTATGGAGGATAGCAAGTCAACCAGAACATCCACCACCTGATTTGAAAAGTTAAACtcgagatttttctttttttataggtTGCAGTTAACATCGACTTTGACTTGGCACCAGATTCCTTTGATGATCAGTACCAAGGCTGTAGCCCACAGGTCATGGAGAAGCTACGCCAAGGGGattatttcacaaaagaaatagaagcaCATAGAGATTACCACGGGGTCTGGAAGAAAGCCCACTTAACCTGGTTGAACAGAGCCAAAGATATCCCCAAGAACATGAATATTACACATGTTCTGGCCATCTTGGTTTATACATCAAACAACAGTGTCCACACAAGCTTCACCAGAGCCATGGCCAATGCTGGGAGGTCTCCACAGCATTATGAACATTCATTCCATTTCAAGTACCTACACTACTACCTGACCTCAGCGATCCAGCTGCTAAGGAAAGAAATGGTCATGAAGAATGACTCTCTGTGTTTTGAGGTGTATCATAAGATGAAGGGTATTAATTTGGAAGCCTACAGTGGTGCCACCATCCGATTTGGCCAAttcctctccacctctctcctaAAAGAAGAGGCACAGAAGTTTGGGAACCAAACTCTATTTACCATATTTACCTGCCTGGGTGCACCTATACCAGAAGACTCTCGCAAGAAGGAGGTCCTGGTCCCTCCCTATGAGTTGTTCAAAGTTGTAAATATGAGCCATCATCCAAGGGGAAATTGGTTGCAGTTACGATCCGCTGGGAACATGAGCACATACAACTGTCAGCTGCTAAAAGGTATTATATTATCCATCTAAACggaatctattcttttttttttttttaactttaagattttatttttatttatttgacagagagaaatcacaagtaggcagagagagagagagagggaagcaggctccctgctgagcagagagcccgatgcgggacttgatcccaggaccctgaggtcatgacctgagccgaaggcagtggcttaacccactgagccacccaggtgccccataaatggaatctattcttaTCAGGATCACAGacaactattctttttaaaaagttatttttctgagTAGGGCTTATTGGGGACCAGGCCAAAAATATGGAAATTGGCCTTCAGGAATGGTGGAACTGACAGATTAGAGAAGACTTGCCTTATTCctggtttccctccccttctttctcctcaACTACTTCtggaaaaaatgtgtttcttcagTGCTAATATGTGGGGCATTCTAGACACAGAGAGTAAACCTCTACTGGAAAAGATAGCACATAAAATATAGCATTTTTACCTTCACCCTCAAActctcttttgctttttgctttgttttgtttttgtcatggTCATTACAGGAAAAGGGAGTGCTGTGAGTAAAGCAGGGGGTATGACTTAGTCACTTACTCTTATCTCTTACCCATCTTCTATGTTCCAGGAACTGGGATGGGAGGCATCATGTGATATGAGATGAATAAAGCAAAATCACTATCCCAGGAGGAGTTTTAGTCtaataagaaatggaaatatgagCAAATGTCCACACTTGAAAGCACTAAGCAATACACCAGACGTTCAAGGAATGGATGTGGCTTCTCAGTGTAGGAAGCTACTCATTCTTTCTGTGAGAAAGTCTTCACCATCAAGGACCCCATGGGACTTGAAGTAGGAATGGGGGTTTTCagtgaaagaagagaggaaaagtcaTTTCAAGCAGAAAAGAGCATATGCTGAATGACAGAGCTTTCAATCAGCCAGTGTCTTTAGGGAATCTCCACAATTCTGGATGGCTAGAATGTAGGAGGTACAGGACACGGGAGGAGCATGGGAGTCAAAAAGGAATACGGGATGGGTTGGGGTGGAGAGACTTCTGATGGGCCAGATGGTTAAAACTCTTGTATTCTATGCTAAGGACTTTCAAACTTCATGCTATAGGTAATGAGAAGCCACTGGAAAATTTTAAGGAGTGGAACAGCAGTTAGATCAGTATTTTAGCAAGGGCTCTAATGATATGGTGGAAAATGAACTGAAACAGGAGAAACTGAAGATAccacagaacaacaacaacaaaaatatattgcTAAGATCTTTTGTAGAAAAATAGGTAGCCAACTCCACTCTGTCCCTGTATGTTACCAGCCACAGTCTCTGCACAAAATGGTAGTTCTGTGGCAAGTGCTATGCCCTGTTTGATTCAGAAAGAAGATCGTCCTTATCCACACGTACATTTCTTCACACTCACACTTGACTGCAGTGTCTACCTTCAGAATATCCCTGACTCTTTCTCGAGTCTGTCATTATTGCTATTGTTAGTAATTCAGGCTATCAGCATTGCTCAGCATTTTGGGGCTGCAGTGTTACAGTGATCCTGAAATTGGCTTCCATGCTGAGGTCTTGGGCCTGCTTACTCAGGCCTATCTGCAAACCCAGACCAGGAGAGAGGTGACTTATCAATACTTTTATCTCTTGCCTATCCTTAGAAGTGTGGCAGGCAACAATAAGGGTGGAATGAATATCTGTTCCACAGAACCAAGAGATTAGTAtttgcagaagagaaagaaaaactagagtATGAAGCAGTGAGATTTTGATACCAAACAAGAACATGCGTAATCAGTTTCCAGGGTCCTTTAGAACTATACTGTTGCTTCATCCTCATAGAATGAAGCTGAGACAGAAAAATTTTTGTACTAGGTTGATAAGCACAGTATTAAGTAATATTAAGTAAAAAGTTGTAGTACATTTACATCAAAGGGTAGGAAACtgagaaaaaggaatataaaatagaaactattaCCCATACTCCCAACTCTGTAAGTCTCAAAGGAAACTATTTCAAGGTTCTTCCCACCAAATTAACGATCTTTGCTTGCCTGTCAGAAAGCTACTCAAACACAACTGGGAGTTGAGGCTTAACTCGAGTAGCCATGCACACTGCTAGACTCTGGAAGCTTGGCTGGTCTTGACTGGGTATTTGAAATCACAAATCATACTTAAGGGAGTCAGTAAACTCATATTGCTCTGTAAGTTCTTTATGGGCAGTCCTGTGACAACATAGTATTTAAGAGTCTGGCATTAATCCAGGCAGTTTGACTCCAGATCTACTCTGTCTCGATTCCTATCCAACTTGTACCATTTTTCAGCTGTGTCCTCAGTCCAGTTGTTTAAACTTCCTATGTTCTTCTACTATGTAAGGAGCATCATAATAGAGCCCCACAGggtttttgtgaaaataaaacaaaatacaaaaatatttctacatGATCTAGCATGTAATAAAGGGTAAATAAGTGTTAACCACTATCAACATCAGTCTCCTGGCACATAGAAATGTTCAATctacatttgttgaaaaaaaaaaaatctgtatttgttgAACAGCAAAAGATAAAGCATTCTCTTTCAATGCTTCTAAGTGGTCTTGTCTTTGGGTCAGATGACCAGATAACTCAATTGACTAAAGACAATTTCAATATTTGCTAGAAAGAGAAAGTATTCTAGAAAGCTCAACCCTTAGTCAAATATAGAGAACTATAGCCATGATGTAACTGATCTGGAATGTGGTCATTTGCAATGTGAGTTACTACATCTAAATTCTTCCTGGAAATTCACCACTGTGCAGTCTTGGGAAGAGATTGTAAATGGCAGAAGAAAATGACCCCTGGTCGTAGAAGGTGATATTTTGGTCAGAGACATCACGTGGTAGGCCAAGAGCTGGAGCTGGAGTGTCTTCCCAGCCGGCACAACCACAAAACTATTTGGGAgattgaaagagggagaggaagcagctcGAGGTGTCGGGATGCTGCTCTTCCTTTGACTTCATTGGCTCTGGCTGAAAGTTGCAGAGAAGGCTGCTCCATTCTCCGGTTCTGCCTTCCCTAAACCTCACATGGAAGCCCACTAGGGAAGCCTCAAGGCTGCCATTGGCTGGTTGTTAGCACAGACACTTTAGTTGAGGATAAAAAGACTATATTATCTCGAGATATAGATCCACCTATCTCTAtggattaccaaaaaaaaaaaagtttgattaaCCTCATGATGCTTTCAGCTATTTGCTGCAATGGTGTCTGTTTTCTCAAAAAGTAAGCAGTTTCTGAAACTTTCCTTAAGACATTTCTGTTAACTGACAAATAACAACTTTACTTATCCCAACATCGTGGAGCAGTATTGGGTTGATTCATATATGAACAATGGGAGGAGGGAAGTGCTGTACTTTTCTTTTCTGGGAGTCCTTcgctgggagggaggaagatcAGTGGACCCTCCCCAGACCTGCTTTTCTAGCTAACTGCTATTGTCTGCCATCAACCTCCCAGTCGGGATTCCCAGAAGGTATTCTGGAGGACTGATATCCAATTCCTCATGAAACTGGTATCCTCTCAAGAGACTCTTTCTTATGCCTTCAGTTTTTTTCCCAAGCAGAAGCCCCAAGCTATTCTACATATAAAAAGTCCCTCTGAGCCAATGacttgtttcctctcttgttccCTCTTAATCTGACAGATATCATATTTGAAAGACAATACTAACACTTTTAAAATTGGTCAGCCAAGACACCAGAACTCTCCCAATGAAAAgacaatagaataaaaaaaaaaaaagacaatagagagTATAGCTTCCCCAGACCTTAGATTTATTTCGAAATTGGTTCTGTTAACTTGAACCTACAGTTCTCAATTTTAAAGAGTATTCATAAATCTGTTGCCTTCAGAGTAAATAGGTCAAATTGGTAGCATAATATATTTAAGCAAGGGCATTTGCAAAGGAAAAATTGTTTAAGACATTCTACACTAACAGCCCTCCCTTCTAATTCTTCTCTCACCCCTCTTGTGACCTATACTGGTTACCATAGAAACAGATATTTTCATGCCCATTGAAAGACTCAAAATATGTTAGTTATTTGTCCGTAAATGTTGCTTTGTTCAGGAAAATAATCCGTGCCAAAAATCTgtaaacacacaaatacatactcTGTTCTGTATCATTGGATTCACAAAGAAGGATTTATTTATGGAAATGTTTCACATAATcaaaattcttaagaatttttctagaaaaaatacAGTCAGTTTTTGTAGTAAGCCTGGTTTTATATGCTAACTTTGCCAGTTACTGGCAGTGAGAATGTGGACAAAGGCTTGGTCCCTGtgtgtctccatttctttatAGGTAATATAGGGGGAAATGTAATGAAACCTTCCCTATAGGATTCTGGCAAGTGCGAAGTGACTTAAGCATGTAAAAGCTCTTAGATCAGATTCTGACATTAGTAAGTACTCAAAACTTGCTGCTACTATTACtgttacatattatttattttatttacttcctgtttcctgttttctcttgCCCTAGGCTTTATCTCAACTTAGTGTTCCCTAGTTGTAGCAGCACATTAACCTTGAAGTAGAGTGTCTGTCTCTGCtgaatggatgaaagaatgaGTAATTGAGAGGTAGCTCAggctgttaagcgtctgctttctgctcaggtcatgatcccagggtcctgggattgagtcccgcactgggctccctgctcagcaaggaggctgcttctccctcttctccctgctcaagctctctctcgctatctctgtcactgtctctgtctctctctttctcaaacaaataaaatcttaaagagaaaaggaaagaatgaataattGAATGAATCTAGGAACCACACAGCATGgtagaaaaaagagaataaacttTGGAGTCAGGAAGCACTGGACACATATGTTAGTAGCTATGTGGCCTTGTGTGAATAACAACCTAtgagcctgtttcttcatttataaaatggggcaaAGGGGAGCATTGTGGCAGTACTTGGCATCCACCCTCTCAAACACAATTGAAAAACTCTAGGAAAGTACTTAGCACATGGAAGTGGGATAAGAGTTCAGTGGCACAAATGTGTGTTTCAGTGATATTGacagtgaagaaaaaaacaaaggaagagacagaagaaacaatGTTTATCAGTGTCTGAGTGCCAACTATTTCCTAGATAACTCTCTAAAAGTAATACTCATTAATCTCCACATTTTGACAGAAAAAGGCTGTAGATAACATTTGCCTCCAAATATCAGATTAAATAGGTATACTGTATGtcagttttagtttttttctgcttttttcaagGGATTGAGTGTTTCTTTCTGAACAATCTGATATTTCACAGATTCAGAGTTCAGGAAATACAATCTATATTATGTATTTCTCCCTAAACTATATACCATAAGGCCAGATTGATCAGATTAAATTATAATCCACAAAAATATTATACTTACATAACAAATCTCATTCACAGAAGGTTTTCACACACACTATCTGTTTAATTCTTATATCCATGCTGTGCATTGGTTACTGACCCAACTATACTGGTGGGAATACTGAGGTTGAGAGAGGTTACGTGGTTTGTATGAGATTATTCAGtttataaatgacaaaagtaAGACCTTTTCCCATGTTTTATGACAAAAAGCCCAGGACAATGTTCTCTATAGACTGCTTTCAGGAGATTTATTTGTCCGTTCAAAAATATTGTTAGGAACCTACTATTCGTCTCAGTCCTCTGTGACTGTAACTGCATTATAACTCACTtcatacacacataaacatacaagtacacacatatgtataacaAGACAATCATTCACAGTACACATGTCATTTAACTCTAGGGTTTTTTATTCTAACGCTTTTTATCACATTATTGGAATGAAGGTCATAATAAAACATTAATGCATCACAACCTCCAATTTGAAAAATACTCTACTAgatacagagggggaaaaaagcattgaATAGATAGtctagaagaaaagcaaaaacaaatgcaaaagtaAATTTAATGTGAGTTATCcttaaataaaagatttcatAGACATTTAATTcacaaatgtttttcatttattcccCTAAAGAAAGATATTGTCtgtgtaaaaataatgataataatagtgtGAGGTAGAAATGTTAATGactgtaagaaagagaaaaagtaacaagagaggaaagaaaagttacattaacctgagaaaataaaattaaagtaagcTTTTTTAATATCCTAGTTATGAGAAAGGGGGCTGAAGAGGTGGTTTTGAAGAACGAATATGACTACAAAATAGTAATATCTGTATGTTTGTCCTTATTTGAGCATCAGTCATTATAGTAGCCATGAAGCAAAGTAAAGGAGAATGGTAGTGACCCTAGAATTTGCAACAGTCTTGAGATGAGATGCtctcgttttacagatgagaaagctcaGGTCCAGTGAAAGTACCTAACATAAAGGTCATCTAGGGACAAAGCTTCAACACTTCCAGCTAATCACTTCCAGTAACCATAATTTCTACCCACTACATTGTTTCACTGTCAGTCAATATTCTCTGATAACTCTTCAGTAAAATCATATTCCattaaaaagtgagaaagaacAGAGTCAGAGGTCCTTGTGATCTCAGCCTCagtgaagagaaaacaaaacaaaaactttgggAATTACTGTAGTGAATGAGCTGCTCAAGTCATATTAATGGTCTCAAGGTCCCTGTGAGAATTCAGataataaactagactaaaatttaaaataataaattttaacagGAACTTTAACAGAAGTTTAGAAACATTATGCATTATTACTTTTCCTTGTCTACTGTTAATggtaaaaatggatttttaaaattgtatttacagAATTCCAAGAAATTCCAGGAAACTCTAAGGATTTTATGCATTATTATGTGAAAGtaatgggaaaatatttctcCATCATGTGGTCACTCTATCAAGCAATATGTTCAAATATTGAGGCAATCACAGAGTTAAAAGTCTTCCTGAACCCAAGTATCTTTTCTACCTTAAACAGTCAGTGAAGACTAGTTGAAAAGGAAATCCCTCTCTTTAGAACATTTTGTGGTATATGGAGAAATGATACTGTAGCTAAAAAGATAGAGTTAAGCCAGACTGCCTGAGCTGGAATGCTGCCTTCAGTGCACACTAGATGTGCGCTTAGTGGTAAGTTTCTCCACATGTCTGTGTCACTGTTTGATGACACTGACAATGAGAATAATGAGAATAAATACCTCGTACATTtcctgtgaagattaaatgagctaattgATAAGAAGTGCTTAAAACAGACCACAGCACAGAGTAAGTTGCTAATCAATGTCAGCTTTCATAACGGTGATGAAGGTGATGATAATTAAAATGGTGATGGTGCCACTGGGGACAATAAAGATGGAAAATCATGAGCTCTCACACACCAACTAGCCGGGAACCTGGAGTAAATCTCTGAACTCCTTGGTGCTgttccatctgcaaaatgagcaAGCTGAATTCTGCTggttagaaaaaattttaaggacgcctgggtggctcagtgggttaagccgctgccttcagctcaggtcatgcatgatctcagggtcctgggatcgagtcccacatcaggttctctgctcagcagggaacctgcttcctcctctctccttgcctgcctctctgcctacttgtgatctctgtcaaataaataaataaaaatctttaaaaaaaaaaaaaaagaaaaaagaaaaaattttaagaggatACTTTTATAAAGTAGcgaacttcaaatatttttattaggaattttctaagtttaaaaaaaagtgaatcaaaggagaaatgaggttgctttttaaaaaaataaactctactcCTTAAAAGTTCTCTTTGTGTTCATTTTTACAGGTTCCAGCAAAAAGTACAACCCCGCTCCTGTGGTTattgcttctctctcctttttgacCAGTGTCGTCACCTCTTCCAAAAGTGGAGTGTAAAGGAAACTTGGGGTTTtgctttctctgtgcctttctgcTTGATGCCAGTCAGGGCATCCTGAATACCCTCGGGGAATCACTCTGCCCAGTTATCAACTGATGTAACACTCGCTCAGCTCACTGCCTGAGAGCAGACCTGGAACTCAGTGTATTTCTTCTCCATGGATAGAGAGATTCATCAGGAATAGAAAAGGACCCAGTCAGAACTAGTGAGATACGGTCATGGTAATTTTTTGGAATTGGGTTTGGGAGTGGGATGGGAGCCTTTTAACTGAGTGGAGATGGATGAAAGCAGAATGAGTATGAGCCCACAGCTGCTAGCCACTCTCTTGCCACCAGGAGGGGAGACTCTATCTCCTTGAGAATGGAGCAAACACAATgaaggaagaactgaaaaatggaaggaaaaaaaaaaaaagagttctggggcacctcggtggctcaatctttaagcatctgccttcagctaaggtcatgatcccagggtcctggaatcaaaccccacatggggatccctgctcagcaggaagtctgcttctccctctcactttgctTCTGTTACCTCTCtcaatgtgtctctctctgccaaataaataaataaaatcttttttttaataaacatataatgtatttttatccccagggatacaggtctgtgaatcgccaggtttacacacttcacagcactcaccatagcacataccctccccaatgtccataaccccaccccccctctcccaaatcccctccccccagcaaccctcagtttgttttgtaagattaagagtcacttatggtttgtctccctcctgatcccatcttgtttcatttattcttttcctgcccctcaaactcccatgttgcatctccacttccttatatcagggatatcatatgatagtggtctttctctgattgacttatttcactaagcatgatatgctctagttccatccacgtcgtcgcaaatggcaagatttcatttctttatatggctgcatagtattccattgtatatatataccacctcttctttatccattcatctgttgatggacatctaggttctttccatagattggctattgtggacatggctgctataaacattcgggtgcacgtgccccttcggatcactacgtttgtatctttagggtaaatacccagtagtgcaattgctgggtcatagggtagctctattttcaactttttgaggaacctccatgctgttttccaaagtagttgcaccagcttgcattcccaccaacagtgtaggagggttcccctttctctgcatcctcaccagcatctgtcatttcctgacttgttaattttagccattctgactggtgtgaggtggtatctcattgtggttttgatttgcatttccctgatgccgagtgatatagagcactttttcatgtgtctgttggccatctggatgtcttctttgcagaaatgtctattcatatcctctgcccatttcttgattggattatttgttctttgggtgttgagtttgctaagttctttatagattttggacactagccctttatctgatatgtcgtttacaaatatcttctcccattctgtcagttgtcttttggttttgttaactgtttgctttgctgtgcaaaagcttttgatctttatgaagtcccaatagttcttttttccccttgctttccttgcctttggtgatgttcctaggaagaagttgctgcggctgaggtcaaagaggttgctgcctgtgttctcctcaaggattttgatggattcctttctcgcattgaggtccttcatccattttgagtctatttttatgtgtggtgtaaggaaatggtccaatttcattttcctcaatgtggctgtccaattttcccaacaccatttgtagaaaaggctgtcttttttccattggacattctttcctgctttgtcgaagattagttgaccatagagttgagggtctatttctgggctctctattctgttccattgatttatgtgtctgtttttgtgccagtaccatactgtcttgatgatgacagctttgtaatagagcttgaagtccagaattgtgatgccatcaactttggctttctttttcaatattcctttggctattcgaggtcttttctggttccatataaattttaggattacttgttccatttctttgaaaaaactggatggtattttgttagggattgcattaaatgtgtagattgctttaggtagcatagacattttcacaatatttgttcttccaatctaggagcatggaacatttttccatttctttgtgtcctcttcaatttctttcatgagtactttatagttttatgagtatagattctttgactctttggttaggtttattcctaggtatcttatggttttgggtgcaattgtaaatggaattgactcctttatttctctttcttctgtcttcttgttgttgtagagaaatgcaactgatttctgtgcattgattttatatactgactctttttaaattcctgtacaagttctagcagttttggagtggagtctttggggttttccacatatatcatctgcaaatagtgatagtttgacttcttctttgccaatttggatgtatttaatttctttttgttgtctgattgctgaggctaggacttctagtactatgttgaatagcagtggtaataatggacttctctgccgtgttcctgaccttagcagaaaagatttcagtttttctccattaagaataatatttgtggtgggtttttcatagatggctttgataatattgaggtatgtgccctctatccctacactttgaagagttttgatcaggaagggatgctttgaagagttttgatcaggaagggatgctttgaagagttttgatcaggaagggatgctgtactttgtcaaatgcttttttagatctattgagagtatcatatggttcttgttctttcttttattaatgtattgtatcacatttattgatttgtagatgttgaaccaaccttgcagccctggaataaatcccacttggtcatggtgaataatccttttaatgtactgttggatcctattggctagtattttgatgagaatttttgcatctgtgttcatcaaggatattggtctgtaaattctcttttttgatgggatccttgtctggttttgggatcaaggtgatgctggcctcataaaatgagtttggaagttttccttccatttctattttttggaacagtttcaggagaataggaattagttcttctttaaatgtttggtagaattcccccaggaagccatctggccctgggcttttgtttgtttggatatttttgatgactgtttcaatctccttactggttatgggtctgttcaggttttctatttcttactggttcagttgtggtagtttatgtgtctctaggaatgcatccatttctttcagattgtcaaatatgttggcatagagttgctcattgtatgttcttataattgtttgtatttctttggtgttggttgtgatctctcctctttcattcatgattttatttatttgggtcatttttcttttctttttgataattctgggcaggggtttatcaatcttattgattttttcaaagaaccagctcctagtttcgttgatttgttctattgggttttttttgttgttgttgttgtttctatttcattgatttctgctctgatctttatgatttctcttctcctgcggggtttaggctttctttgctgttctttctccagctcctttaggtgtagggttaggttgtgtatttg from Mustela lutreola isolate mMusLut2 chromosome 8, mMusLut2.pri, whole genome shotgun sequence includes these protein-coding regions:
- the ART4 gene encoding ecto-ADP-ribosyltransferase 4; the protein is TRKGLAETHPKEIPEENAEPLFHNEAARAGRICNTNEYRPLTNRGRRILPTTTADPTMRLWLLHLLLLFSGLQTPTWSSEVAVNIDFDLAPDSFDDQYQGCSPQVMEKLRQGDYFTKEIEAHRDYHGVWKKAHLTWLNRAKDIPKNMNITHVLAILVYTSNNSVHTSFTRAMANAGRSPQHYEHSFHFKYLHYYLTSAIQLLRKEMVMKNDSLCFEVYHKMKGINLEAYSGATIRFGQFLSTSLLKEEAQKFGNQTLFTIFTCLGAPIPEDSRKKEVLVPPYELFKVVNMSHHPRGNWLQLRSAGNMSTYNCQLLKGSSKKYNPAPVVIASLSFLTSVVTSSKSGV